From one Peromyscus maniculatus bairdii isolate BWxNUB_F1_BW_parent chromosome 17, HU_Pman_BW_mat_3.1, whole genome shotgun sequence genomic stretch:
- the LOC143266742 gene encoding uncharacterized protein LOC143266742 isoform X2, giving the protein MRETYRNLTSIGTKWEQWNLEAYYRSLKRNMRIQMVKRDDELADNGQYREAIAQNPVDITNKTPELPDCHSISQSSPKRHVMFTSKQRTCDYQKYVKKYCECETCGKTFMCSSSLKKHKKIHNGEKPYKCLHCEKAFRYRHCADRHMLTHNADRHKCKVCGETFPNADALRGHKVIHSGEIPECKECGRMFWTVSSLDMHRRLHTTEKLYECKHCRKTFKSYCSFILHERIHTGEKPYECKQCGKTFRHSSHVQAHERIHTGKKPYECKECGKTFSSGHCARRHLGTHGGAWPYKCEVCGKAYPYFYSLRNHEKSHAKEKLYECMQCGKTFKYSSSLRNHLTTHTGEKPYECKECGKTFSCSSYIQNHMRTHNGQPYKCQECGKGFSYSKSLRRHMHLHSQLVMGSFKYELEEVECE; this is encoded by the exons GAAGTCTAAAGAGAAATATGAG AATACAAATGGTAAAGAGAGACGATGAACTTGCAGACAATGGCCAGTATAGAGAAGCCATAGCCCAAAATCCAGTCGATATCACAAACAAGACTCCTGAACTTCCTGATTGCCACAGCATCAGTCAGTCGTCCCCGAAGAGGCATGTTATGTTCACCTCTAAGCAGAGAACATGTGACTATCAGAAATATGTAAAGAAATACTGTGAATGTGAAACATGCGGTAAAACCTTTATGTGCTCAAGCTcccttaaaaaacataaaaagatccacaatggagagaaaccttataaatGTCTGCATTGTGAGAAAGCCTTTCGTTATCGGCACTGCGCCGATAGGCATATGCTAACTCACAATGCAGACAGGCACAAATGCAAGGTGTGTGGAGAAACCTTTCCTAATGCCGATGCCCTTCGGGGACATAAGGTAATTCACTCTGGAGAGATACCTGAATGTAAGGAATGTGGGAGGATGTTCTGGACTGTCAGTTCCCTGGACATGCATAGAAGGCTTCATACAACAGAAAAACTTTATGAATGTAAACACTGCCGGAAAACCTTCAAGAGTTACTGTTCCTTTATACTACACGAGAGGATTCACACTGgggagaaaccttatgaatgtaagcAGTGTGGGAAAACCTTCAGACATTCCAGCCACGTTCAAGCACATGAGAGAATTCACACCGgaaagaaaccctatgaatgtaaagaGTGTGGGAAGACCTTCAGTTCCGGCCACTGCGCAAGGAGACATTTAGGGACACACGGTGGAGCCTGGCCTTACAAATGCGAGGTGTGTGGGAAAGCTTATCCTTATTTCTATTCCCTTCGAAACCATGAAAAAAGCCACGCCAAGGAGAAGCTTTATGAATGTATGCAGTGTGGGAAAACCTTTAAATATAGTTCTTCCTTACGGAACCATTTGACcactcacactggagagaagccgtATGAATGTAAGGAGTGTGGGAAAACCTTCAGTTGTTCCAGTTACATCCAGAATCACATGAGAACACACAACGGACAGCCCTACAAGTGTCAGGAATGTGGTAAGGGGTTCTCGTATTCCAAAAGTCTGAGGAGACACATGCATCTACACAGTCAGTTGGTGATGGGTAGTTTTAAGTATGAGTTAGAAGAAGTTGAGTGTGAGTAG